A single region of the Terriglobia bacterium genome encodes:
- a CDS encoding ubiquitin-like small modifier protein 1 yields MSLKVVIPTPLRKFTSGADSVEVEAGTVQQILDNLDSKYPGLRASVCDESGSLRRFINIYVDGEDVRFMENLATPAADGSEIAIVPAISGGSFA; encoded by the coding sequence ATGTCGCTTAAGGTGGTCATTCCGACACCGCTCCGGAAGTTCACATCCGGCGCCGATAGTGTGGAGGTTGAAGCCGGTACCGTTCAGCAGATCCTGGACAATCTCGACTCGAAATACCCGGGTTTGCGCGCCAGCGTTTGCGATGAGTCCGGCTCGCTGCGGCGATTCATCAATATCTATGTCGATGGAGAAGATGTCCGGTTCATGGAAAACCTGGCGACACCTGCCGCCGACGGATCCGAGATCGCGATCGTGCCGGCGATTTCCGGCGGAAGCTTCGCCTGA
- the thrC gene encoding threonine synthase — protein sequence MSFVKGLKCRECGREYPVKLLAGCEECFGPLECDYHYEEIAKVLKREVLASRAKSIWKYRELLPLESDPKIGHATGGTPLIRAERLGRHLGIDNLYLKNDAVNAPTLSFKDRVTAVAINKALEFKLEAVGCASTGNLANSTAANAAAAGLPAFILIPQDLEKSKVMGTQIYGARVIAVNGNYDAVNRLCSQIVDRYPWGFVNVNLRPFYAEGSKTIGYEVAEQLGWHAPDAIVVPMAGGAMISKIHKGFKELQRIGLLSESEPTRLYGAQAAGCNPIIDAVKRGSREIRPVKPNTIAKSLAIGNPADGYFAARLIPESGGWGEDCTDPEIVAGIRLLAETEGVFTETAGGVCIAVAQKLIQQGRIKKTDITVLTITGNGLKTLEALDLATPQVIEPKLSAFEAVFGGASNVA from the coding sequence ATGAGCTTCGTCAAGGGTCTGAAATGCCGGGAATGCGGCCGGGAATATCCGGTTAAACTGCTTGCGGGTTGCGAAGAATGTTTTGGCCCCCTCGAGTGCGATTACCACTACGAGGAGATCGCGAAAGTCCTGAAGCGTGAGGTCCTCGCCTCCCGCGCTAAATCCATCTGGAAATATCGTGAACTGCTTCCGCTCGAGTCCGACCCGAAAATCGGACACGCCACCGGAGGTACTCCCCTGATTCGCGCGGAGCGGCTCGGACGGCACCTGGGAATCGACAACCTTTACTTGAAGAATGATGCCGTAAACGCCCCGACTCTTTCGTTCAAAGATCGCGTCACGGCAGTAGCCATCAACAAAGCCCTGGAATTCAAACTGGAAGCCGTCGGATGCGCTTCGACCGGAAATCTGGCGAACTCGACCGCCGCCAACGCGGCCGCCGCGGGCTTGCCTGCGTTCATCCTGATTCCCCAAGACTTGGAAAAAAGCAAAGTCATGGGCACCCAGATCTACGGCGCCCGGGTGATCGCGGTCAACGGCAACTATGACGCGGTCAACCGCCTCTGCAGCCAGATTGTGGATCGCTATCCATGGGGCTTCGTCAACGTGAACCTGCGGCCGTTTTATGCCGAAGGCTCGAAAACGATCGGCTACGAAGTCGCGGAACAGCTCGGCTGGCATGCGCCGGATGCGATCGTGGTTCCGATGGCCGGCGGGGCGATGATCAGCAAGATCCATAAAGGATTCAAGGAACTGCAGCGCATCGGGCTGCTCAGCGAAAGCGAACCCACCCGGCTCTATGGCGCTCAAGCCGCCGGTTGCAATCCGATCATCGATGCGGTCAAACGCGGCAGCCGCGAAATCCGTCCGGTCAAGCCGAACACCATCGCCAAGTCGCTCGCGATCGGCAACCCGGCCGACGGATATTTTGCGGCGCGGCTGATCCCGGAATCGGGCGGCTGGGGCGAAGACTGCACCGATCCGGAAATCGTTGCCGGTATTCGATTGCTCGCCGAAACCGAAGGCGTGTTTACGGAAACCGCCGGCGGCGTCTGCATCGCCGTGGCGCAGAAGCTCATTCAACAAGGACGGATCAAGAAAACGGACATCACCGTTCTGACAATCACGGGAAACGGATTGAAGACGCTCGAGGCACTCGACCTTGCCACGCCGCAGGTGATCGAGCCCAAGCTTTCCGCGTTTGAAGCTGTATTTGGGGGTGCATCCAATGTCGCTTAA